In the Setaria italica strain Yugu1 chromosome VI, Setaria_italica_v2.0, whole genome shotgun sequence genome, one interval contains:
- the LOC101785159 gene encoding protein GLUTAMINE DUMPER 2, producing MRPPPTSASRPASTPTPPAATPPAAAALPASPWHSPVPYLFGGLAAMLALITLALLILACSYWKLNNHLGTGDASSSSSSALGATDGDGSKSPAATAAASPATVADLVAVVMAGEKTPTFLAAPIVRRARGSNSDEHAAAGEGSPETEHQEKNRGVAGDGESGLVAGDERDRQLDHV from the coding sequence ATGAGGCCACCGCCAACAAGCGCGTCCAGGCCCGCGTCGACGCCgacaccgccggcggcgacaccaccggcggccgcggcgctgcCGGCCTCGCCGTGGCACTCGCCGGTGCCGTACCTCTTCGGCGGGCTGGCCGCCATGCTGGCCCTCATCACGCTGGCGCTCCTCATCCTCGCCTGCTCCTACTGGAAGCTCAACAACCACCTCGGCACCGgcgacgcctcctcctcctcctcctccgctctcGGTGCCACGGACGGCGACGGCTCCAAGTCgcccgcggccaccgccgcggcgtctCCGGCGACCGTCGccgacctcgtcgccgtcgtcatgGCCGGGGAGAAGACGCCCACGTTCTTGGCCGCGCCCATCGTCCGCCGGGCGCGCGGTAGTAACAGCGACGAGCACGCAGCCGCTGGGGAAGGGTCGCCAGAGACGGAGCATCAGGAGAAGAACCGCGGCGTGGCGGGGGATGGGGAAAGCGGCCTGGTCGCCGGTGACGAGCGAGACCGGCAGCTAGATCACGTGTGA